The segment TGAATTTCATAATGCTGTTAAAGATGTAAGAAGAACAATAGATATAATTGAAAACTTTAAAAATTATAATCCAAATAAATTATTCTTAATTGGTGTATCTTTTGGAGGTATAATAGGAACAATGACATTAGCTTTAGATAATAGAATAAAAAAGGGTGTATTAATGATTACTGGTGGTAATTGGCGATGGATTAATTTTCATTCACCATATACAGATATTATCAGAGAAGAGTATAAAATTATTGGTAATAAATATGGATGTAATTCAGAAAAATTTTGTATTGCAAATTACAGGAAAAATCCTGTAAATTTTGTTTCCAAAAATTTTCAAACAATAACTGATATTTTTGATAAAGCTCCAATACCTTGTTATTCATATGATCCAATATCTTTTGCTAAATTTGTATATCAGCCAATATTATTTTTTAGAGGCATTTTTGATAAAGTTATACCAAAAGAATCTACAGACGACTTAATCTCATTATTACCTAATGTTACCGTAGAAAAAATACCTACTGGTCATAAAAGTAGTATATTGTTTAAAAATATTCTTGCTAAAAAAATAATTAATTATATACAAAAATAAAGAACCAGATAAATCCGGTTCTTTATTTTTTTCTACTTCAATTTTTATCATCTAAATAACTTATTATTGATGTAACTAAAAATACTGTAATTATATAACTAAACACAACACCTAATAACAATAATAGTCCAAAACCAACAAAACCTCTATATTTTGATAATATAAATGAACCAAAAGCTGCTCCAGTTGTCAATGTTGTCATTGTAATTGCTTTTCCAGTACTCTTTAGAGATATTCTTAAATCCTTTTCTTTCCTATATCTATGTATTAAATGAATACCATCATCAACACCAATACCAATAATAAGAGGTAAAGCTATAATATTAACTACATTAAATTTAATATCAAACCAACCCATAATTCCTAATAATATAATTATAGACAATACCATTGGCAGTAATGAAATTATTGCATACTTCAAACTTTTCATATCAAATAATAATACAATAAATATAAATAGTATAGTCATTAATAATATTTTTGTTCCTTCTTTTGATGATATTTGAATAACTCTTAAAAAAATCAAAGCGGTTCCACTAGCATTTTTCGATTTTATTTTATCCAGAGCATTGAAATATTCTTTTTGAAAATCTACATTCCAAATATCACCATTTGTATATGCTGTTGTTAAAAACTTCCCTGTTTTTCCTATATAATTATTTTTTATTTCTTCAGGTAAATTTTCAAGAGTAATTAAATCTTTTGTATTTAATATTTCTCTTAATTCTTTTAATGTAAATAATATAGTATTTTGTATTTTATTTAAATCATCGTTATCCTTTTTTGCTATCCTTAACAAAACACCATCTTTTACTATATCTCTCAAATAATCTCCCATTTCTTTTTGACCTATTAAATTTAATGCCAATGCAGATTTAGTCAAATTAAAATTTAGACTATTTAATTCCGGCTTAAAATTCCCAATATCTTTTTCAATATATTCTTTATTTTTTATTTCACTTGATAGCCTTAATCCAATTATTTGATCTTCCGTTGCTGGAATATAATTGACAATACTATCTATCTCGGAAAATACTGTTAACTCTTTTAATTCCGTGTGTAATGTTTTTGCTTCGGATAAGTTATCACTAATAAATATTGTGTTATCAGGAGAAAATTCGAATTTTTCTAATATTTTTCCATTTAATTCTATACTTTCTAATCCTTTTGCTTCTATATTCATCATATTTTTATCAAATTCTATATTTGATATTTTAACAAATGATAATACTAATACAAGAGAAAAGGCTATTAAAACAAATTTCCTATATTTTTTTACGTCATAATCAATTACAAAATAATTACCTGGATCTTTATACTTTTTCCCAAATTTTTTCAACAATATAGTTAATCCAAATACTGATGCTAATAAGGTTAGAATTATACCTGAAGATAAAACTATACCAAATTCTCTAAAACCTGGGAAAGAACTTATAGAAAAAATCCCCATACCAATTGCTGTAGTTATAGCACCTGCAACAACTCCTCTTATATTTTTTTCAAATACACCTATTATCGCATCATTTATAGATAATCCATTCTTTCTTAATTCTATAAATAATGAAATAATATGAATAGAATAATCAATACCCAATCCAGCTAATATCGCTCCCATCATAACTGTCATAATATTTAAAGAACCTATACTTATATCAGCAAATCCCAAAGACCAAATAATTCCTAATATTAAAGGAACAACTGCTAATATCATATATCTAAAACTTCTAAATCCTAAAATAAATATTAATAAGATTAAAATCAATGAAACCGAAGTAGCTACCATCATATCTCTTTCTGTAACAACCATTTCATCTCTTGCAATTACTAAAGTACCCGTTAGACCCGATTTAACATTATATTTTTCAGATTCTGATTTAACTATGTTTTCAATGCTATTTACTAATTCAACAACCTTTTCAATATCATTTGAATTTATTGTCGGTCTAATAATTATCATTCCAAAAGATCCATCTTGAGATATTAAATATTTATCTCCAAATAACATATTTTTCAAATTTTCCTTAATTCCATCTTCATCTACTTTTTCTATACTATGTAATAAGTTTTCAAAAGAACTTATAATATATTCAAACTGCTTTTTTTCACTTTCATTAATTTTATATCCACCCTCAGGTTCAGAAAACATAACATTTATAGATCTAAAAAATTCTTCTAAATTTGTTGCTGTGTATAATTCTTTCAAAATTTTTCGATCTCTTTCAGGACTTAACAAAAATATATTTTTTGAAATAAAATCTATAGGATTCTTATAATATATTGCATCAATATATTCTAGATTTTTTAATTTAGCCGATATGTTTTCAATATAATTAATAATATCTTCCCTATTTCCTTCTATTCCAATAATTACACTATCAATACTTTTAAATTCATTTGTTGCCTCTTCATATACCTTCACATAGGGATCATCGCTAGGTAATAAATCTAAAAAACCTGGTCTAATTTCTAACTTAGAAATATAAAATATCGATAATACTGTAATAATAACTAATACTAAAAATATCATTTTTGAATTCTTTAAAATAAATTCCCCTAATTTTTTCATAAAAATCCTCCTATCAATATTTAAACTATTATATACTATTTATTTTGATACTTATTATCTTATTAAATTAATTATTTTATTATATGGACCTGGTACATATAAAACTTTTTCTACCTTACTTATAGCTTTTATTATAGATGATTCAATATTATTAGTTTTTAAATAGTAATGAATAAAAAAAGCATCAAATATATCGCCTAATCCTGTTTTATATTTTGCTTTTGAACCATTACTTTCAAATATTTTATCTTTATACTTGATACCTTTAATCCCCATTTTTATTATGTCACATTCTCTGTATTCACATTCTTTTTCGGTTCCAAAAACTATTGCATTACTAAATATATCATTTGATATAAATGGTCTTGGTCCTATATCAAAAAATATTGTTTCATAATTCAATTTTTCTATCTTTATCAATTCTTTTTTTGATAGTTCTGTTGTAATAACTGCTATATTTGATTTTTTTTCTAATTTATCAAACGCACTATCATTTATCTTTCTTTCAACAGCTATGGGAATATCATTTTTAGATATAAATGTCGCTGTTTTCTCTTTCTTTCTTTCTATATTTTTAAATGGTATAATATTATATATATATTCACCTTTAAAGTCATCTCCTAAAAAACTATTAAAATGAACATCATAACCAAGTTTATACAATAAATATGCTATATTAAATCCTGAACCTCCGGGCATTTCATATATTTTACTTTCATGTGGCTTATCACCAAATATATATAAATCAAAAAAGATGGCGCCATATACATCTATTTTCATTTTTACCTCCAATGATTTTTAATAAAGATTTGATAAAATAATACTATAATTATATTATACATTATTTTTTGTATATTTTGAGATTTAATACCTTTGAGGTGGTAAAATGACTAGATATGACTATATAGCAAAATATTATGATAAATTACTTTTTTCCTTAGAGGAAAAATACCTAGATAAATATAGGAAAAAGTTTGTTAATAAAATTGAAGGTTACACATTAGATTTAGCCGTCGGGACAGGAAACAACATAAAATACTATCCAAAAAATTCTAAAGTTGTTTTAATAGATAAAAGCGAAAAAATGTTAGAAATAGCTAAAAATAAAGCTAAAGAAAGAAATGATTTACAATTAGAATTTATACAATCTTCCGTAGAAAACTTACCATTTAACGAAAATACTTTTGATACAATATTATCAATTGATGTTTTTTGTTCAGTAAATAATCCATTTAAATCAATGAAAAAAGTGTATAATGTTTTAAAACCAGGAGGAAAAGGTATATTTGTTGAACATGGACTAACAGGAAATATATTAAAAGATATATGGCTATATATCTCTACATTAATTACATATCCTCTTGTAGGTTCTTCTATGATAAGAAAACCTCTTGATTATATACAATATGCAAATTTTAAATTAGTTGAATATGGTTATTTAAATAAATCATTTTACTATTTTATAGTTAGAAAGGAGTAAATATGAAATACGAAATTGTTTATTTTGATTTAGATCACACTTTATTGGATTTTGAAAAATCAGAGAAATATGCACTTTTTGAAGTTTTAAAAGAACTAAATCTTCCTACAAAAGATGAATATTTGGAGATTTATAAACCTATAAATGAAAAGTGGTGGAAATTATTCTCTGAAGGGAAATTTCCAAAAGAAATTATCATTGTTGAGCGTTTTAAAGAGTTTTTTAATGTTATAGGGATAGATGGGAATATAAATTATAATAAAATTTCTGATTTGTATTTAGAAAATCTATCTCATTTAGGTTTTTTCCTCAATGGGGCTAAAGAATTATTAGAAGAATTAAAAAGAATAAATCAAAGAATGGCTGCCATTACAAATGGTGTAGAAAAGGTTCAACAAGGAAGGAGTAAATCATTAAATTTAGAGAACTATTTCGAATTTATTTTAACATCTGAAAAAGTTGGAAAACCTAAACCCTATCCATTGATATTTTTTGAGGCAGCAAAAATTGCTAATGTTCCTATTGAAAAATCTATATATATAGGAGACAACCCAGATTCAGATTATTTGGGGGCAAAAAATGCTGGAATGGATTTTATTCTTTTTGATCCAGAAAACAAACATAATCTAGATTGTATAAAAGTAAAAAATTATGATGAATTATTAAAATTATTGATTTAATACAAATATTGATATACACAAACATTGATATAATACAAAAGGAAGAGCTAAGCTCTTCCTTTTGTTATAACTTAAATTGCTTAATTAATTCATTTAATTCATTACTTAACTCAGATAATTCTTTTGCTGCTTTTTCTAATTTAACAAAATCTTTATTTTGTTCTGCTATTTCATTTTTAAAGTGTGTAACATCTTCTGATACACTTAATACTGATTTATTTGCTGTATCAACTGCTGCTGCTATTTCTTCTGTTGATGCTGTTTGTTCTTCTGCAGAAGCTGCTGTGTTATCTATCATCATTGATATTTGTTCTATCTTTTCTGTTATGCTTTCAAATTGTTCTGCAATTTCAAATATCATTCTGTTTGTTTCTGTTATGCTATTTACTACATTTTCAGTTTCTTTATCTACTTGTTTTGCATTTTCTTGTATTTTTCCTAATATTACAGCTATTTCTTCTGTGGCTTTTTTACTTTCTTCTGCTAATTTTCTTATTTCATCAGCTACAACCGCAAAACCTTTTCCAGCTTCTCCTGCTCTTGCTGCCTCTATTGCAGCATTTAATGCTAATAAGTTTGTTTGTTCAGTTATTGAGTTTATTGTATCTACTATTTCTTGGATATTTGCAGTCTCATTCGCTAATGATTTTACTGTTTTTGCATTTTCTTTTGCTGTTTCATTAACAGTATTTATTTTATTTTTCACTTCTTCTACATTTTTCGTTCCTTGTTTTGCTAATTCAGATGTTTCTGTTGTTCTTTCCATTACTTCTTGTGTTGATTTTGAGACACTTTGAGCTGCTGCTGCTATTTCTTCTACTCCAGCTGTAGTTTCTTCTAATGATGATGATGCATCTTGTATTTTTGCATTTATATCTTCTATTTCACTATATATATTATTGTTTAATGCTGCATTTTTTTCTATAGATTCTGATACTCCAGAGGATGTTTTTATTAATGTTTCTGAAGATTCTTTTACTTTATTAACTAATAATGCTAGTGATTCTATTGTTTTATTAATTATATTTGCCAATTCTCCTAATTCATTCTTTGAATTTACTTCTACTCTTACATTCAATTCTCCTTTTCCTACTTTTTCCATTTCATTTGACATTCTTATTATTGGTTTAACTATGACGTTGTTGACGAAAGATATACCTAGAATAAATGCTACTATTGCAATTATTATAAATATAACTAAATAAATATACGTTTCTTTCCAAACAGAATTTCTTATTACAGATTCAGGAATTGCATCATAAACAGTCCAACCTAGTTCTGGAAGCTTATAATAAAAAGCTAATTTTGTTATATTATTATATGTATATTTTACTATACCTGAATCAGAATTTGCTTTTGTGAAAAATTCTTGAGAACTTACATCTAACCCCCACTTTTCAGAATCTTCATGAATTAAAGTAATTCCATTATCATTTATTATATATGGAACTTCTTCTTCAAAAAGTTGTTCTCCTAAAAATTCTCCAACTAAATTCTTTATTGATAAATCAATTCCTAACACTCCAATTATCTTACCGTTTTCATCAGTTACAGTTTTTGATACAGTTATTAAGATATTTCCACTAGAAGCATCAGCATATGGTTCTGATACAACTACTTTTCCCGGTTTTGCTATAGCCGTTTTATACCATGGCCTTATTGTAGGATCATAATCTGATGGCAAATCTAAATCTGGTTTTAATAACATTGTTCCATCCTTTAATCCTAAATACACAGCTTCAAAATTTGTATAATTTTTTAATATATTTTCAAAATTCTTTAACATCCATGTTCTTTCATCATATTTGTTTTCATAAGCACCTTTTACATTTGCATCATTTGATAACATGTTTGCCATATCAAATATTGGTTTAAAATAAGTTTTTAAAATCGTTGCTCTATTTTTTGTCGCTGATTCCAAATGGTCAGTAATATTGTTATATGACTTATAGTAATTCTGATAAGTACTAAATGCAACAAAAATAAGCATTGGCAACAAAGAAATTAAAATAATAATAAGTATCATTTGACTTTTCATACTTTTCATATTTTCCCCTCCTTAGAATTATTTATATATTAATTATATCATATATTTTTAATATTCAAAAATAACAGTATAAATCTTAAATGGTTCATATTCAATAGTTCCATCTAATTCTTTTATTTTCTCTTCTAGGATATTTGACATATATGCTTCACTAAAATCAAATTTAACTTTCATATTAGCTTTTCCTCTTCTTCCTTCAACTTCCACTAATCTTAAAATTTTTTTATTTTCCTTTTGATAAAAAGCTATTACTTTTAAAGGAGAAACATCTATATAATTTTTTACTTCTATTAATTCTTTTTTTAATATTTTTAGTGGTTTATTTATTTTCTCAGATTCTTTATATATTTCTGCTATGTTATTAGGATGACTCATAATTGAATATAATATCTCATGAGTACCTTCATCGGCAATTAAATCAGGATAAATAGGACCATGTAGTAAAGATAGATCTAATACATTTTCTTCTATTGATGAACTATATAATCCATCATTTAATATTGCCACTCCAAAATCCGGTTCTGATATATCTACCCATCTATGCATATATACTTCAAACATTGCTTGCTCATATGATGTATTTTTATGAGTAGGCCTTGTAATATAACCCCCTGATATATCAAATCTTGCATATCTTGATAATACTTTAATAGGAAATATTACTTTTAAAAGTTTCTTTCTTAAATGCCAATCTATATTAGTTTTAATATCTATTCTCTGTGAATTATTATTTAATATAATATATTGTTCTATTTTTGATGTTTCATATTTATAGGTTGTTTTTATAACCTTTCTTAATTCTCCATTTTCTACTACTTCTATATTATCTGCCAATATTTCTTTACCAAATTCATTATAATGATAATCTATATCCCAAGCTCCCCAAGCTAAAGGTATATCTTCATATATCATCATCTTATTACCTTTGCCATCAAATAATTCTCTACTATATTTTTTATCGATTATTTTCATTCCATCTTTATATACTTCTACTAAGTAATTTTCATTTTCTAATATATCATCATTTTTCAAATTAACATTCACTAATTTTGGTATTCCTTCTTTTAATTTTGATATAGTAAATTTATCTAATGCATCTATTTTATACAAATATTTTCCATCATATGTTCTTTGAGCTAATAGTTCAAATTTTTTATCTGATATAAAATATTCATCACTTTCATAATTACTGAAATTAATTATTCTATAATCATTTGAACTTGAGATTTGTTCATCCACGATTTCTTTACACCTTTTAATTTCTCTACTCAATGTATTATTTGCTTGATCATACACTTCTTTTATCGATGAACCAGGCAAAATATCATGAAATTCCCTTGTCAATAGTTTTTTCCATGAATTTTCTAAAATACTATTATCAATATTTTTTAATGCTAATATTCCTTCACTAAAAAATAGTTCATCTTCCAAAAATTTATGATATCTTTTTGTTCTTAATTGAGAAAAATGTGTTGCTCTATGAAATTCAAAATATAATTCATTATCCCAAACTGGTATTTTTTTATCTTTTATTTCTTCCTTAAGAGTATTAGAAAATTTTCTTCCTGTTGTAGGAATTATCTTAGGAACAAAAGGTAGTTTATTTGTCACTTCAAAATCAATCATATGTTCTTCAGATGGCCCACCGCCTCCATCGCCATAACCATATGTAAGTAATGTCCCATTGAAAATATCAGCATTTCTAAAATTATTAAAAGTTTTCAGTACACATTCTGCATCTAAAAATCCATTATATCCTTCTTTTGGATTTTTAAAACTATGATATATTATTTTACTGCCATCTATTCCTTTCCAATAACAAATATCATATGGAAAATCATTTTTTTCATTCCAAGTCATTTTGGTTGTAAAAAATAATTCTATTTTTGCTTGTTTAGCAATTTGGGGTAATATCCACGAAAATCCAAAAACATCTGGTAACCAGCAAACATTAGAATATTCTTCAAATTTTTCTTTAAAGTACAATTGTGCATAGTAAAATTGTCTGATTAATGATTCCAACGAAGGAATTTTCGTGTCAGACTCGACCCACATGCCACCATTTGCATCCCATTTTCCTTCACTGATTAAATTCTTTATATTTTCAAATAATTCTGTATTTTCAATATCTTTATACATTTGAGCACTTGATTGAGTAAAGGTAAAATCCTTATATTTTTTTGCTAATAATACTGCATTTGAAAAAGTTCTTACAATTTTTCTTTTTGTTTCTTCAATTGGCCATAACCATGCATAATCAATATGCGCATGTCCTGATATGTATACATTACCAATTTTTGGATATTTATTCCTTAAATTATCTAGTTTATTTTCAATATATTCAAGAGGAACATCAACATTAATATATTCTCCAGAAAATTTTTCAAATTGAGGTCTTGCCCATAATGTTGAAAGTTGTTTTTTTAAAGGGGATCTTTCTATTGTAGAAAGGTAATAAGTAGTTTCTCTAGGAAGTTCTATTAATTTAAATGTTTTATTAATTAAATCGGATAATTCATTATTTAATGATTCATTATTTGACAATTCAATTAATTGAGATATTCCAACAAAATATCTTATTAATTTTCTCATATTATGATTAATTTTTATAAAATTCGCTTTTTCAAAAATAGTCTTAGTTGAAGGGGTTCCAAATAGATTATACGGAACAACTTCCGCTTCAATTATATGATTAATATTATTAGAAATAAATGAAAAATCTATTTCTTTGTGATATTCATTTATTTCCCCATATGGTTTCCCATCTATTTTTATTAACGTTTCTCCACCAAACCAAAATTCTCCATAATAATCTTT is part of the Marinitoga litoralis genome and harbors:
- a CDS encoding alpha/beta hydrolase; this translates as MYLYEYKKTKINYMRYYENDYIVLKFPVNYNTNYNENKNVYVHLFEPKKIQGDIIFLHGIGNTNIPYLEWYARYFKKYNYRTSVVILPYHLNRTPKGFNGGELFYSANPDKCVVEFHNAVKDVRRTIDIIENFKNYNPNKLFLIGVSFGGIIGTMTLALDNRIKKGVLMITGGNWRWINFHSPYTDIIREEYKIIGNKYGCNSEKFCIANYRKNPVNFVSKNFQTITDIFDKAPIPCYSYDPISFAKFVYQPILFFRGIFDKVIPKESTDDLISLLPNVTVEKIPTGHKSSILFKNILAKKIINYIQK
- a CDS encoding efflux RND transporter permease subunit produces the protein MKKLGEFILKNSKMIFLVLVIITVLSIFYISKLEIRPGFLDLLPSDDPYVKVYEEATNEFKSIDSVIIGIEGNREDIINYIENISAKLKNLEYIDAIYYKNPIDFISKNIFLLSPERDRKILKELYTATNLEEFFRSINVMFSEPEGGYKINESEKKQFEYIISSFENLLHSIEKVDEDGIKENLKNMLFGDKYLISQDGSFGMIIIRPTINSNDIEKVVELVNSIENIVKSESEKYNVKSGLTGTLVIARDEMVVTERDMMVATSVSLILILLIFILGFRSFRYMILAVVPLILGIIWSLGFADISIGSLNIMTVMMGAILAGLGIDYSIHIISLFIELRKNGLSINDAIIGVFEKNIRGVVAGAITTAIGMGIFSISSFPGFREFGIVLSSGIILTLLASVFGLTILLKKFGKKYKDPGNYFVIDYDVKKYRKFVLIAFSLVLVLSFVKISNIEFDKNMMNIEAKGLESIELNGKILEKFEFSPDNTIFISDNLSEAKTLHTELKELTVFSEIDSIVNYIPATEDQIIGLRLSSEIKNKEYIEKDIGNFKPELNSLNFNLTKSALALNLIGQKEMGDYLRDIVKDGVLLRIAKKDNDDLNKIQNTILFTLKELREILNTKDLITLENLPEEIKNNYIGKTGKFLTTAYTNGDIWNVDFQKEYFNALDKIKSKNASGTALIFLRVIQISSKEGTKILLMTILFIFIVLLFDMKSLKYAIISLLPMVLSIIILLGIMGWFDIKFNVVNIIALPLIIGIGVDDGIHLIHRYRKEKDLRISLKSTGKAITMTTLTTGAAFGSFILSKYRGFVGFGLLLLLGVVFSYIITVFLVTSIISYLDDKN
- a CDS encoding PfkB family carbohydrate kinase → MKIDVYGAIFFDLYIFGDKPHESKIYEMPGGSGFNIAYLLYKLGYDVHFNSFLGDDFKGEYIYNIIPFKNIERKKEKTATFISKNDIPIAVERKINDSAFDKLEKKSNIAVITTELSKKELIKIEKLNYETIFFDIGPRPFISNDIFSNAIVFGTEKECEYRECDIIKMGIKGIKYKDKIFESNGSKAKYKTGLGDIFDAFFIHYYLKTNNIESSIIKAISKVEKVLYVPGPYNKIINLIR
- a CDS encoding class I SAM-dependent methyltransferase; protein product: MTRYDYIAKYYDKLLFSLEEKYLDKYRKKFVNKIEGYTLDLAVGTGNNIKYYPKNSKVVLIDKSEKMLEIAKNKAKERNDLQLEFIQSSVENLPFNENTFDTILSIDVFCSVNNPFKSMKKVYNVLKPGGKGIFVEHGLTGNILKDIWLYISTLITYPLVGSSMIRKPLDYIQYANFKLVEYGYLNKSFYYFIVRKE
- a CDS encoding YjjG family noncanonical pyrimidine nucleotidase; translated protein: MKYEIVYFDLDHTLLDFEKSEKYALFEVLKELNLPTKDEYLEIYKPINEKWWKLFSEGKFPKEIIIVERFKEFFNVIGIDGNINYNKISDLYLENLSHLGFFLNGAKELLEELKRINQRMAAITNGVEKVQQGRSKSLNLENYFEFILTSEKVGKPKPYPLIFFEAAKIANVPIEKSIYIGDNPDSDYLGAKNAGMDFILFDPENKHNLDCIKVKNYDELLKLLI
- a CDS encoding methyl-accepting chemotaxis protein, giving the protein MKSMKSQMILIIILISLLPMLIFVAFSTYQNYYKSYNNITDHLESATKNRATILKTYFKPIFDMANMLSNDANVKGAYENKYDERTWMLKNFENILKNYTNFEAVYLGLKDGTMLLKPDLDLPSDYDPTIRPWYKTAIAKPGKVVVSEPYADASSGNILITVSKTVTDENGKIIGVLGIDLSIKNLVGEFLGEQLFEEEVPYIINDNGITLIHEDSEKWGLDVSSQEFFTKANSDSGIVKYTYNNITKLAFYYKLPELGWTVYDAIPESVIRNSVWKETYIYLVIFIIIAIVAFILGISFVNNVIVKPIIRMSNEMEKVGKGELNVRVEVNSKNELGELANIINKTIESLALLVNKVKESSETLIKTSSGVSESIEKNAALNNNIYSEIEDINAKIQDASSSLEETTAGVEEIAAAAQSVSKSTQEVMERTTETSELAKQGTKNVEEVKNKINTVNETAKENAKTVKSLANETANIQEIVDTINSITEQTNLLALNAAIEAARAGEAGKGFAVVADEIRKLAEESKKATEEIAVILGKIQENAKQVDKETENVVNSITETNRMIFEIAEQFESITEKIEQISMMIDNTAASAEEQTASTEEIAAAVDTANKSVLSVSEDVTHFKNEIAEQNKDFVKLEKAAKELSELSNELNELIKQFKL
- a CDS encoding alpha-mannosidase produces the protein MYHKINHEVLRIKEIIKDLYPYQYIDIIPINNWEFEQNGKVSNIEIGYEWNYTTFPVIFRNEIKIPKDYYGEFWFGGETLIKIDGKPYGEINEYHKEIDFSFISNNINHIIEAEVVPYNLFGTPSTKTIFEKANFIKINHNMRKLIRYFVGISQLIELSNNESLNNELSDLINKTFKLIELPRETTYYLSTIERSPLKKQLSTLWARPQFEKFSGEYINVDVPLEYIENKLDNLRNKYPKIGNVYISGHAHIDYAWLWPIEETKRKIVRTFSNAVLLAKKYKDFTFTQSSAQMYKDIENTELFENIKNLISEGKWDANGGMWVESDTKIPSLESLIRQFYYAQLYFKEKFEEYSNVCWLPDVFGFSWILPQIAKQAKIELFFTTKMTWNEKNDFPYDICYWKGIDGSKIIYHSFKNPKEGYNGFLDAECVLKTFNNFRNADIFNGTLLTYGYGDGGGGPSEEHMIDFEVTNKLPFVPKIIPTTGRKFSNTLKEEIKDKKIPVWDNELYFEFHRATHFSQLRTKRYHKFLEDELFFSEGILALKNIDNSILENSWKKLLTREFHDILPGSSIKEVYDQANNTLSREIKRCKEIVDEQISSSNDYRIINFSNYESDEYFISDKKFELLAQRTYDGKYLYKIDALDKFTISKLKEGIPKLVNVNLKNDDILENENYLVEVYKDGMKIIDKKYSRELFDGKGNKMMIYEDIPLAWGAWDIDYHYNEFGKEILADNIEVVENGELRKVIKTTYKYETSKIEQYIILNNNSQRIDIKTNIDWHLRKKLLKVIFPIKVLSRYARFDISGGYITRPTHKNTSYEQAMFEVYMHRWVDISEPDFGVAILNDGLYSSSIEENVLDLSLLHGPIYPDLIADEGTHEILYSIMSHPNNIAEIYKESEKINKPLKILKKELIEVKNYIDVSPLKVIAFYQKENKKILRLVEVEGRRGKANMKVKFDFSEAYMSNILEEKIKELDGTIEYEPFKIYTVIFEY